A part of Amycolatopsis lurida genomic DNA contains:
- a CDS encoding ABC transporter permease, with protein sequence MTDGAIAFGPVLAVVLAVLAIFGAAVVQFGRLGQGKAVLFAAGRAVVQLAAVSLVIVGILRSGWLTGGFVLLMFTIAAVTSARRIGVAKDLVWVALAIASGVVPVLTLVLATGVVPWRPIAIVPIAGIVIGGAMSATSQAARRALDELVSRHGEYEAALALGFLPRPAALEICRPSAGHALIPALDQTRTVGLVTLPGAYVGVLLGGAGPVQAGVTQVLVLIGLLAAEAVAVLVVVHLVAAGRISRKATEDATCR encoded by the coding sequence GTGACGGATGGTGCGATCGCGTTCGGCCCGGTGCTCGCGGTGGTCTTGGCCGTGCTGGCGATCTTCGGCGCGGCGGTGGTGCAGTTCGGGCGGCTGGGGCAGGGCAAGGCGGTGCTGTTCGCGGCCGGACGCGCCGTCGTGCAACTCGCCGCCGTGTCGCTGGTGATCGTCGGGATCCTGAGATCCGGCTGGCTGACCGGCGGTTTCGTGCTGCTGATGTTCACGATCGCGGCGGTCACCTCGGCGCGCCGGATCGGGGTGGCGAAGGACCTGGTGTGGGTCGCGCTCGCCATCGCGTCCGGTGTGGTGCCGGTGCTGACGCTCGTGCTCGCGACCGGGGTGGTCCCGTGGCGGCCGATCGCGATCGTGCCGATCGCCGGGATCGTCATCGGCGGCGCGATGTCCGCGACCTCGCAGGCGGCGCGGCGGGCGCTGGACGAACTCGTTTCCCGCCACGGCGAATACGAAGCCGCGCTGGCACTGGGTTTCCTGCCCCGCCCGGCCGCGCTGGAGATCTGCCGCCCCTCGGCTGGGCACGCGCTGATCCCCGCCCTCGACCAGACCCGGACGGTCGGCCTGGTGACCTTGCCCGGCGCCTACGTCGGTGTCCTCCTCGGTGGCGCCGGGCCGGTGCAGGCCGGCGTGACCCAGGTGCTCGTGCTCATCGGGCTGCTGGCCGCCGAGGCGGTCGCGGTCCTGGTCGTCGTGCACCTGGTCGCGGCGGGCCGGATCAGCCGAAAGGCGACTGAAGATGCGACGTGTCGTTGA
- a CDS encoding histidine phosphatase family protein — protein sequence MSTPEQEVEYRQHRFSPPPGATEIFLVRHGESAPAKGSAPFDLVDGQADPDLAPEGRDHAERVGRRLADERISALYVTTLRRTPQTAAPLAAKLGLTPEVEPDLREIHLGDWENGLFRRYTYEGHPIVEQLWREQRWDVIPGAETMDSFGGRIRAAIGRLAAANPDRRIAVFTHGGVIGEVFAQASGAKNRFAFLGADNGSISHLVVSGEDWMVRRFNDTSHLQSPFG from the coding sequence ATGAGCACCCCTGAGCAGGAAGTCGAATACCGCCAGCACCGGTTCTCACCTCCGCCCGGCGCCACCGAGATCTTCCTTGTCCGCCACGGCGAATCGGCCCCGGCGAAGGGCAGCGCGCCGTTCGACCTCGTCGACGGGCAGGCCGATCCGGACCTCGCGCCGGAAGGCAGGGATCACGCCGAGCGGGTGGGGCGCCGTCTGGCGGACGAGCGGATCTCCGCGCTGTACGTGACGACACTGCGCCGGACGCCGCAGACCGCGGCGCCTTTGGCGGCGAAGCTCGGGCTCACGCCGGAGGTCGAGCCGGACCTGAGGGAGATCCACCTCGGCGACTGGGAGAACGGGCTCTTCCGGCGCTACACCTACGAAGGCCACCCGATCGTCGAACAGCTGTGGCGCGAACAGCGCTGGGACGTCATTCCCGGCGCGGAGACGATGGACTCGTTCGGCGGCCGGATCAGGGCGGCCATCGGCAGGCTGGCGGCGGCCAACCCGGACCGGAGGATCGCCGTGTTCACCCACGGCGGTGTCATCGGCGAGGTCTTCGCGCAGGCGAGCGGCGCGAAGAACCGGTTCGCGTTCCTGGGCGCGGACAACGGCTCGATCTCGCATCTGGTGGTGTCGGGCGAAGACTGGATGGTGCGGCGGTTCAACGACACGTCGCATCTTCAGTCGCCTTTCGGCTGA